Proteins from one Nitrospinota bacterium genomic window:
- a CDS encoding zinc ribbon domain-containing protein has translation MNEEVNFCSQCGAKVSSEGKFCSNCGHDLQNSSTQTPLDKTIKVEVTNATVEKGFNAIEKGVKATPSIIKRVWRFLKIFFKILLIVLTVILIGSMVIDYG, from the coding sequence ATGAACGAAGAAGTTAATTTCTGTAGTCAATGTGGAGCGAAAGTAAGCTCAGAAGGAAAGTTTTGTTCAAATTGTGGACATGATTTGCAAAACAGTTCTACTCAAACTCCATTGGACAAGACTATAAAAGTAGAAGTAACCAATGCGACAGTAGAAAAGGGGTTTAATGCAATAGAAAAGGGAGTTAAAGCGACGCCATCAATAATAAAACGTGTTTGGCGTTTTTTGAAAATCTTTTTTAAAATCTTATTGATAGTCCTGACGGTGATATTGATAGGGTCAATGGTAATTGATTATGGCTAG